In Thermospira aquatica, the following proteins share a genomic window:
- a CDS encoding integrase catalytic domain-containing protein yields MFERRPIYRETAKEYQKASKKEKMEILDYFVRITGLKNRNYAARLLRQHGKTIYVGKKNYLKADIAKKGKRPGRKKKFGEEELKLLKKVWEIENYMCGKRLKPILNEVLDNLLANGHLHGSPQAIENLRHISASSIDRLLKHERKKLEIKGRKGTKPGTLLKQQIAIRTWAEWDENCPGFMEIDLVAHEGGNSRGDFAQTLNMVDVWSGWTELVAIKNKASKWVREAIEKVKGRLPFELRGIDSDTGAEFINHPLRDWCEKHQIKFTRGRSSRSNDNCYVEQKNYSIVRQNVGYFRYDTEEEVYYLNRLYAYLRLYANFFNRYENDREKENGSKVQKKHDDIKTPYQRLLESSYVSEAQKERLTRLYKALDLFHLRQKITACQRKLFSLQKKKNVKNKNLEETVWNF; encoded by the coding sequence ATGTTTGAAAGGAGACCTATTTACAGGGAAACGGCGAAAGAGTATCAAAAAGCCAGCAAAAAGGAAAAAATGGAGATACTGGATTATTTTGTGAGGATAACAGGTTTAAAAAACCGAAACTATGCCGCCAGGCTCTTGAGGCAGCACGGAAAAACCATCTATGTAGGCAAAAAAAATTACCTTAAAGCCGACATAGCCAAGAAGGGCAAAAGACCTGGCAGAAAGAAAAAATTCGGCGAAGAGGAACTAAAACTTCTAAAAAAGGTCTGGGAAATTGAAAACTACATGTGTGGCAAACGTTTAAAGCCAATTTTAAATGAAGTTTTAGATAATCTCTTAGCAAACGGACATCTCCACGGTTCTCCACAGGCTATAGAAAACTTGCGCCATATAAGTGCTTCAAGTATTGACCGACTTTTGAAACATGAGCGTAAAAAGCTTGAGATAAAAGGACGAAAAGGTACAAAACCTGGAACGCTATTAAAGCAACAAATAGCTATACGCACGTGGGCAGAGTGGGATGAAAATTGCCCTGGGTTCATGGAGATTGATCTGGTAGCCCATGAGGGAGGAAATAGCCGGGGAGACTTTGCTCAAACATTAAATATGGTGGATGTTTGGAGCGGTTGGACAGAGCTTGTGGCAATCAAAAACAAGGCTTCAAAATGGGTAAGAGAAGCCATAGAAAAAGTCAAAGGAAGACTTCCTTTTGAGTTACGGGGAATTGATTCTGATACCGGTGCTGAATTTATTAATCATCCTCTACGCGATTGGTGTGAGAAGCACCAGATAAAATTTACAAGGGGAAGAAGCTCCCGTTCCAATGATAACTGCTACGTTGAGCAGAAAAACTATTCCATAGTCCGCCAGAATGTTGGATACTTCCGCTACGATACCGAGGAAGAAGTCTACTACTTGAACCGACTCTATGCGTATCTCAGGCTTTATGCCAACTTTTTCAACCGTTATGAAAATGACAGAGAAAAAGAGAACGGAAGCAAGGTGCAAAAGAAGCATGATGATATTAAAACTCCCTACCAGCGGCTTTTAGAAAGCTCTTATGTAAGTGAGGCACAAAAGGAACGCCTAACAAGGCTTTATAAGGCTCTCGATTTGTTTCACCTAAGACAAAAAATTACAGCTTGCCAGAGAAAACTTTTCAGCCTTCAAAAGAAAAAGAATGTAAAAAACAAAAATTTGGAGGAAACTGTATGGAATTTTTGA
- a CDS encoding response regulator, with product MQEESKKILIVEDESIIAWNIARLVEKNSYKVCEIARSFDEAIRAFQRHLPDVIIMDIVLQGEKSGIDLAQEILRERYVPIICLSAYSTGAYIERLMELNIFGYLLKPFEERELMVMLQLALNETERARVLSLEREKKDALIKKLDNYFRVLADSLPFFLIDFTEEGQVFYANALAREKLNLSEETKPKLWELFGENEAIRRYYDQTRAGKSQLYKLISCAKGENKACWFLSFWYPIELPGEKVSQGVRFLALPLQEWLDHLLLPREQLWEQFKLTSREIDILRGILQGKRIQTIANENFISLPTVKYHINQLYNKLGVGDREELYQVLQEKLFADMPPDVFFAYLFTSVVSLNKK from the coding sequence ATGCAGGAAGAAAGTAAAAAAATCCTTATCGTTGAGGATGAGAGTATCATTGCCTGGAACATTGCCCGCCTGGTGGAAAAGAACTCCTACAAGGTCTGTGAGATAGCAAGGAGTTTTGATGAAGCCATAAGAGCTTTCCAGAGGCACTTGCCGGATGTGATTATTATGGATATTGTTCTCCAGGGAGAAAAAAGCGGGATTGACCTGGCGCAAGAGATCCTGAGAGAGCGGTACGTCCCCATCATCTGTCTCTCTGCCTACTCAACTGGCGCTTACATCGAGCGTCTCATGGAGCTTAATATCTTCGGGTATCTTCTTAAACCGTTTGAAGAGAGAGAGCTTATGGTGATGCTTCAACTGGCACTGAATGAAACAGAAAGGGCTCGTGTTCTTTCGCTTGAGCGAGAGAAAAAAGACGCTCTCATCAAGAAACTGGATAATTATTTTCGTGTTCTGGCTGATAGCCTTCCCTTTTTTTTGATTGATTTTACGGAGGAGGGGCAGGTATTCTATGCCAATGCTCTGGCCAGGGAGAAACTTAATTTATCGGAAGAGACAAAGCCCAAATTGTGGGAGCTTTTTGGTGAGAATGAGGCTATTCGCCGTTATTACGACCAAACCAGGGCGGGCAAATCGCAACTCTATAAGCTTATTTCCTGTGCGAAAGGGGAAAATAAAGCCTGTTGGTTTCTTTCGTTCTGGTATCCCATAGAACTTCCGGGTGAGAAGGTTTCACAGGGAGTTCGTTTTCTTGCTCTTCCGCTTCAGGAGTGGTTGGATCATCTTCTTCTTCCTCGGGAGCAGTTATGGGAGCAGTTTAAACTCACCTCTCGGGAGATCGATATTCTGCGGGGGATTCTCCAGGGGAAACGTATCCAGACAATTGCAAATGAAAATTTTATTTCTCTTCCTACGGTCAAATACCACATCAATCAACTTTACAACAAGCTGGGGGTTGGGGATAGAGAGGAACTCTATCAGGTATTACAGGAAAAACTTTTTGCTGATATGCCCCCGGATGTTTTTTTTGCCTATCTGTTTACTTCTGTTGTTTCTCTTAACAAGAAATAA
- a CDS encoding lipid-A-disaccharide synthase-related protein has protein sequence MEKSVLFTSNCFGEDRSAALIARELAFLLKNNERSYRVVGASLISEGKDYISRGIEVISSSYVPPSGGFPTHSVRGFLADLFSGSIGSVFRFIKNLQKYRDSVSLSVVVGDVALLFLTRQALPHVPTVFLSLPKSNYIQPHYAIEEWYILRHTEAFLTRDAYTASCLQKKGIAALFLGNPIMDELEPTSVLDLSSEKPVLALLPGSREEAYENFLMMLPVVEGVYRTSPCHVVTALPTTLTDEKIALLASLQGWEYQRGDSFPLLRKGECTILLTRGVFAEVLHRATVVLGLAGTANEQAAGLGKPVVAFKGSGPQTTARRFREQHRLLGDALTFCPDYPEGVVKEIVFLFNHEEERLRRGAIGKEHMGEAGGARSIATYLFQHFLA, from the coding sequence ATGGAGAAAAGTGTTCTCTTTACAAGCAATTGTTTTGGAGAGGATAGAAGCGCAGCCCTCATTGCCCGAGAACTTGCTTTTCTTCTCAAGAATAACGAGAGAAGTTACCGGGTGGTGGGGGCTTCTCTCATTAGCGAGGGAAAGGATTATATCTCTCGGGGTATAGAAGTCATTTCATCTTCGTATGTTCCACCCTCTGGTGGTTTTCCTACCCATAGCGTGAGGGGGTTTCTTGCAGATCTTTTCTCGGGAAGTATAGGAAGTGTTTTTCGTTTTATCAAGAATCTTCAAAAGTATCGTGATAGTGTTTCTCTGTCAGTTGTGGTGGGGGATGTAGCCCTGCTGTTTCTTACCAGACAGGCGCTTCCCCATGTGCCTACGGTTTTTCTATCCCTGCCCAAATCCAACTATATCCAGCCTCACTATGCTATTGAGGAATGGTATATTCTCCGTCATACGGAGGCTTTTCTTACCCGTGATGCGTATACGGCGAGTTGTCTGCAGAAAAAGGGTATTGCGGCTCTTTTTTTGGGAAATCCTATCATGGATGAGCTGGAACCGACTTCGGTTTTAGATCTCTCGTCGGAGAAACCCGTGCTTGCCCTTTTGCCCGGCAGTCGTGAAGAGGCTTATGAAAATTTTCTCATGATGCTTCCCGTGGTAGAGGGTGTGTATCGTACATCACCGTGTCATGTGGTAACGGCATTGCCAACAACACTCACCGATGAAAAGATAGCTTTGTTGGCTTCTCTCCAGGGCTGGGAGTATCAGAGAGGGGATTCATTTCCTCTGCTTCGCAAAGGGGAGTGCACGATCCTTCTTACCCGTGGTGTTTTTGCTGAGGTGCTTCATCGAGCCACCGTTGTGCTGGGATTGGCAGGGACAGCAAATGAACAGGCAGCAGGACTGGGAAAACCGGTGGTTGCTTTTAAAGGGAGCGGTCCTCAGACAACAGCACGGCGTTTTCGAGAGCAACATCGTCTTTTGGGGGATGCTCTTACCTTTTGTCCTGATTATCCTGAGGGAGTAGTCAAGGAGATTGTGTTTTTGTTCAATCACGAAGAGGAGCGTCTCAGACGGGGAGCCATCGGAAAAGAACATATGGGTGAAGCAGGGGGAGCACGATCTATAGCCACGTATCTTTTTCAGCATTTTTTAGCTTAA
- a CDS encoding YebC/PmpR family DNA-binding transcriptional regulator, whose translation MSGHNKWANIKQRKGAQDAKRSNLFSKLVKEIIIAARAGGNPDTNPKLRVAIDKARDANMPKDNIEKAIKRGTGEIEGATYEELVYEGYGPGGVAVIMDITTDNKNRTAAEIRKIFSKHNGNLGESGCVAWMFDKKGFIAVQAQGVGEDEIMEVALELGADDVKLEGDVYEIYTPVENYTQVLEGLKKKYTVSSSEIGRFPKNTMKLEKEEALKLLKLMDELENHDDVQNVASNADIEDSVLEEFANS comes from the coding sequence ATGTCAGGTCATAATAAATGGGCCAATATTAAGCAGAGAAAGGGCGCCCAGGATGCCAAGAGAAGTAATCTCTTCTCCAAGCTGGTAAAAGAGATCATTATTGCGGCTCGTGCCGGAGGCAATCCTGATACCAACCCAAAACTTCGTGTTGCCATTGATAAAGCCCGTGATGCCAATATGCCTAAAGACAATATCGAGAAAGCCATCAAACGAGGAACAGGAGAGATCGAGGGAGCAACCTACGAAGAACTTGTTTACGAGGGATATGGCCCTGGTGGAGTAGCAGTTATCATGGATATTACGACGGATAACAAGAATCGTACCGCAGCTGAGATTCGCAAGATCTTTTCTAAGCACAACGGAAACCTGGGAGAAAGTGGTTGTGTTGCCTGGATGTTTGATAAGAAGGGTTTTATCGCTGTTCAGGCGCAGGGAGTAGGTGAAGACGAGATCATGGAAGTAGCGCTTGAACTGGGAGCCGATGATGTAAAGCTCGAAGGGGATGTGTATGAGATCTATACCCCTGTGGAGAATTATACCCAGGTTCTTGAAGGATTGAAAAAGAAATACACGGTCTCTTCTTCTGAGATAGGGCGCTTCCCGAAAAACACGATGAAACTTGAAAAGGAAGAGGCGTTGAAACTTCTCAAGCTTATGGATGAACTTGAAAACCACGATGATGTTCAGAATGTGGCTTCAAATGCTGATATTGAGGACAGCGTACTGGAAGAGTTTGCGAATAGCTAA
- a CDS encoding tetratricopeptide repeat protein gives MRKVYVLVFLGWGCLFWANQPPKTYLQALDAIASQNYTLAQSLLQQSLQDPLMPKEYQARAYNYLGDIALVNQSYQTAQKYYRRVLESYSDTAVYPRALYNMARMYVIMGDHEAGVALLSDYLNRYALEDANEDGALYWLGRAFSARGEYYRALGLYRELLKRFPSSAYAYHTRQLIQTIESSLQSTRTTESDLQKISADQTQYLKMLARLLELQNQLLDLKKQKIDELKALLGKEGL, from the coding sequence ATGCGTAAGGTGTATGTTCTTGTTTTTCTGGGATGGGGGTGTCTTTTTTGGGCAAACCAGCCCCCGAAGACGTATCTTCAGGCTCTTGACGCGATCGCCAGCCAAAACTACACGCTTGCTCAGAGTCTTTTGCAGCAAAGCCTTCAAGATCCGCTTATGCCAAAAGAGTACCAGGCACGAGCCTACAATTACCTTGGGGATATTGCACTGGTAAATCAATCTTATCAAACGGCGCAGAAATACTATCGTCGTGTTCTGGAATCCTATAGTGACACAGCAGTATATCCAAGAGCTCTGTACAATATGGCTCGTATGTATGTTATAATGGGAGATCATGAAGCCGGTGTGGCGCTTCTTTCAGATTATCTTAATCGATATGCTTTAGAAGATGCCAATGAGGACGGGGCACTCTACTGGCTTGGTAGAGCATTTTCTGCTCGTGGGGAGTACTACCGGGCACTTGGATTGTATCGGGAACTGTTAAAGAGGTTTCCATCATCAGCGTATGCGTATCATACCCGACAACTGATACAAACGATAGAGTCCAGTCTCCAGAGCACCAGGACAACCGAATCAGATCTCCAAAAGATTTCCGCCGATCAAACGCAGTATCTCAAGATGCTTGCTCGACTTCTTGAGCTTCAAAATCAGCTTCTTGATTTAAAAAAACAAAAGATTGATGAGCTAAAAGCTCTTCTCGGGAAGGAGGGATTATGA
- the aroQ gene encoding type II 3-dehydroquinate dehydratase encodes METLLLINGPNLNMLGIREPEKYGKTTLQAIVERLTQQASQEGYKLLAFQSNSEGDIVSFIHHNGLSARGALVNAGAYTHTSIALRDALLAVNLPFIEIHLSNIYAREAFRHHSFLADKALGVITGFGDYSYDLGLLALIHFLREKSHA; translated from the coding sequence ATGGAGACGTTGCTTCTTATTAATGGCCCAAATCTCAATATGCTGGGAATCCGAGAACCAGAAAAATATGGAAAAACCACTCTGCAGGCGATTGTTGAGCGATTGACCCAACAAGCCTCTCAGGAGGGATACAAGCTTTTGGCTTTTCAATCAAACAGTGAAGGGGATATTGTGTCTTTTATTCATCATAATGGGCTTTCAGCACGGGGGGCTCTTGTCAATGCAGGGGCTTATACGCATACATCGATTGCCCTTCGCGATGCTTTACTTGCAGTCAATTTACCTTTTATTGAGATTCATCTTTCAAATATTTATGCCAGAGAAGCGTTTCGTCATCATTCGTTTCTGGCAGATAAGGCGTTAGGGGTCATTACGGGATTTGGGGATTACTCGTATGATCTCGGTCTGCTGGCGTTGATCCACTTCCTTAGGGAGAAATCTCATGCGTAA
- a CDS encoding PAS domain S-box protein produces the protein MEKHTFLPEVEIFQQMVHVLQDPAFLIECGTYRIVKTNEAALEIYGYIHHTDLTRRTFFELFADPSFRKESCQGARVLMERVGFIRKNGEIFYGDIHGFLLPGHIGDNPLYLVLIKNITASLQTTYQSAVWQSLFHNIPLVLWIKDTHGRYSEVNENFLRLHGLRREEVIGKTDFDLFPEAYALASSQEDHSVVYSRATIHKEESFQKNDQELWFETHKLPIISVQDQILGIAGFSLNINERKEVERQLKSKQEWLETTLRSIGEAVITLDDEGCISSLNPIAETYLGISQVRAIGRPLQDIVFIRNPEENQIEDPFALLKSKGIISLLQKDRLLVNSQGMEIPIEYKLSPILDRDGYYRNDGFVLIITNVSHYKTREQNLIAENQLMREFLESSPNPIFITDKEGRIVHANEEFEQLLGLEERHISHKVFWSFFASDEEALLQKELEGLSHGMKLKNHIFTLFDKEGKRHSVEFSASRVKTSRETNYIFILNDITERMNHMYLLYKQQTSLQLIEEILLLLRKNHEALPEVCQKISKFLDVQRLFVYQWHPHKGVCEPVYLWHEAKDAPESPVLEVGRFSQDWIGELLHQRYLVLTRETPLNAYEKKLFEKTGLGSLLFLPLMNDQELWGLLGVHDLNNPDRVWDETQLLLFKAIVPLFLQYTAFRSK, from the coding sequence ATGGAAAAACACACTTTTCTCCCAGAAGTAGAGATCTTCCAACAGATGGTCCATGTGCTGCAGGATCCGGCTTTTCTGATTGAATGTGGGACCTACCGTATTGTGAAGACCAATGAGGCTGCTCTTGAAATCTACGGGTATATTCACCATACAGATCTTACCCGTCGGACTTTTTTCGAGCTTTTTGCCGACCCTTCTTTTCGCAAAGAGTCGTGTCAGGGTGCCAGAGTGCTTATGGAGCGTGTTGGATTTATCCGAAAAAATGGGGAGATCTTTTACGGTGATATTCATGGCTTCCTTCTCCCGGGGCACATAGGAGACAATCCTCTTTATCTTGTTCTTATCAAGAATATTACAGCTTCTCTTCAGACAACGTATCAGAGCGCTGTCTGGCAGTCTCTTTTTCATAACATTCCCCTGGTCCTCTGGATCAAGGATACTCATGGGCGTTATAGTGAGGTAAATGAAAATTTTTTGAGGCTTCATGGGTTACGCAGAGAAGAGGTAATCGGAAAAACGGATTTTGATCTTTTCCCCGAAGCATATGCTCTTGCCTCCTCCCAGGAGGATCATTCTGTTGTCTACTCCAGAGCTACCATCCACAAAGAAGAAAGTTTTCAAAAAAATGATCAAGAACTCTGGTTTGAAACGCACAAGCTTCCAATTATCAGCGTGCAAGATCAGATTCTTGGTATAGCGGGATTTTCTCTCAATATCAATGAGAGAAAAGAGGTAGAACGTCAACTCAAATCCAAACAAGAATGGCTGGAAACTACCCTTCGGAGTATAGGAGAAGCGGTGATAACTCTGGACGATGAAGGTTGTATTTCTTCGTTAAATCCTATAGCTGAAACCTATCTTGGTATTTCGCAGGTTCGTGCTATAGGGCGACCTCTTCAAGATATCGTCTTTATCCGCAATCCGGAAGAAAACCAGATCGAAGATCCTTTTGCTCTCTTAAAAAGTAAAGGGATTATTTCCCTTCTCCAGAAGGATCGTCTTCTTGTGAATAGTCAGGGGATGGAGATACCCATTGAGTATAAACTTTCTCCTATTCTTGATAGAGATGGATATTATCGTAATGATGGTTTTGTTCTTATTATCACTAATGTGAGTCATTATAAAACACGAGAACAAAATCTTATTGCAGAGAATCAACTGATGCGAGAGTTTCTTGAATCTTCTCCTAATCCGATTTTCATTACTGATAAAGAGGGGAGGATTGTTCATGCCAATGAGGAGTTTGAACAACTCCTTGGTCTAGAGGAACGTCATATTTCACACAAGGTATTCTGGAGTTTTTTTGCTTCGGATGAGGAGGCACTCCTTCAGAAAGAGTTGGAGGGGCTGTCTCATGGTATGAAACTTAAAAATCATATTTTTACGCTTTTTGATAAAGAGGGAAAACGTCACAGTGTTGAATTCAGTGCCAGTAGAGTGAAGACTTCTCGGGAAACGAATTATATCTTCATCCTGAATGATATAACGGAACGGATGAATCATATGTATTTATTATATAAACAACAGACAAGTCTTCAGTTGATCGAAGAGATTCTTTTGCTTCTCAGGAAAAACCATGAGGCTCTACCTGAGGTGTGTCAAAAAATATCAAAATTTCTCGATGTCCAGAGACTTTTTGTTTACCAGTGGCACCCTCATAAGGGAGTGTGTGAGCCGGTGTATCTCTGGCATGAGGCAAAGGATGCTCCAGAGTCACCTGTATTGGAAGTTGGAAGGTTTTCTCAAGATTGGATAGGGGAACTTCTCCATCAACGTTACCTTGTTCTTACACGAGAGACGCCTCTGAATGCGTATGAGAAAAAACTTTTTGAAAAAACAGGGCTTGGGTCTCTTTTGTTTTTGCCACTCATGAATGACCAGGAGTTGTGGGGGCTTCTGGGGGTTCATGATCTCAACAACCCTGATCGGGTGTGGGATGAAACCCAGCTTCTCCTTTTTAAGGCTATAGTTCCTCTTTTTCTACAATATACTGCTTTTCGAAGCAAGTAG
- a CDS encoding beta-propeller fold lactonase family protein, translating into MNIWRLGWWLVFVLKGIALALPLRVESVPEKAVVYLGEKKVGTTPFVTNLLPGTYTVSLEKSGYKTYITEISVPGKVWARLLSTNSHFCFVKRFATGHQPKDVIFSPDDRYLYVSLLDAPKIQIYDCQNGDLRDVFIPEERRPYRGLVEGVFTPDGSEYWFTQMHTDGRIFVLDTKSFQIKTNFASHGNWTKVGEFTPDGSVYYVSHWLSHDVTYFAVSNYAYLGRVKTRGVSPRGVGFSLDGRYLYVVFYESGHIAKYDRFNNHKEVVFLYNGGGSNGRFRPDYVRGIAFINNLRRNHFVVYDLKNDTIVKRVQTWVHPNNLKLSPQNRYIYISTRGPDNPKGYLLRSPKNGRIQVFDSYKDYRLVEEFEVGNQPIGIAISSDHRLLAICNFMDDTVEIYTNESLRE; encoded by the coding sequence ATGAATATCTGGCGTCTGGGGTGGTGGCTTGTTTTTGTTTTGAAAGGGATAGCATTGGCGTTACCGCTACGTGTAGAAAGTGTGCCAGAAAAAGCCGTGGTGTATCTTGGAGAAAAAAAGGTGGGAACAACCCCTTTTGTTACTAATCTGTTACCGGGAACGTATACTGTCTCTCTGGAAAAATCTGGTTATAAAACCTATATCACAGAAATCTCTGTCCCCGGGAAGGTGTGGGCACGGCTTCTTTCGACAAACTCGCATTTTTGTTTTGTGAAACGGTTTGCTACAGGCCATCAACCAAAGGATGTCATCTTTTCTCCTGATGATCGGTATCTGTATGTTTCTCTTCTTGACGCTCCCAAAATTCAGATATATGACTGTCAGAATGGGGATTTGCGTGATGTTTTTATCCCTGAGGAGCGGAGGCCCTACCGTGGTCTGGTAGAAGGGGTGTTTACACCGGATGGGAGTGAGTATTGGTTTACCCAGATGCATACGGATGGGAGAATTTTTGTCTTGGATACGAAAAGTTTTCAGATTAAAACCAACTTTGCCTCTCATGGAAACTGGACAAAGGTAGGGGAGTTCACGCCGGATGGGAGTGTGTATTATGTTAGTCACTGGCTCAGTCATGATGTGACATACTTCGCGGTGAGCAACTATGCCTACCTTGGCAGAGTCAAAACCCGTGGGGTTTCTCCTCGGGGAGTGGGGTTTTCTCTTGATGGCCGCTATCTGTATGTGGTATTTTATGAATCTGGCCATATTGCCAAATATGATCGTTTCAATAACCATAAAGAGGTGGTTTTTCTCTATAATGGGGGAGGATCTAATGGGAGGTTTCGGCCTGATTATGTGAGGGGCATTGCTTTTATCAATAACCTCAGGAGAAATCATTTTGTCGTGTATGATTTAAAAAACGATACTATTGTAAAGCGGGTTCAGACCTGGGTTCATCCCAATAACCTTAAACTCTCCCCCCAAAATCGATACATTTATATCAGCACGAGGGGACCGGATAACCCCAAAGGATATCTTCTTCGCAGTCCAAAAAATGGGCGTATTCAGGTTTTCGATAGTTATAAGGATTACAGGCTTGTTGAAGAGTTTGAAGTGGGAAATCAACCTATCGGCATAGCCATCTCTAGCGATCATCGTCTTTTAGCTATCTGTAATTTCATGGATGATACGGTCGAGATTTACACTAACGAGAGTCTTAGAGAGTAA
- a CDS encoding Crp/Fnr family transcriptional regulator translates to MDALDKFERSYNAGEIIFCEYEPGDEFYIIKEGKIRLTKIQDNREKTLDIIEPPAIFGEMAIIDNAPRNATAIAETPVRLVALQKQNFYELMVSNPKWALSLIKIFSKRIFDATRKLEILSLKDDEAKVLDTLLMLCETKGIIPATYDKTDPIALEGVTVEDVAHWCGIDVRECEKYIVRYHNMGRIERRGDQIIIKNLPDIYRLVKNKRKLQEKES, encoded by the coding sequence ATGGATGCACTTGATAAATTCGAACGTAGCTACAATGCGGGAGAGATTATTTTTTGTGAGTACGAACCAGGAGATGAGTTTTATATTATAAAAGAGGGTAAAATTCGTCTCACCAAAATCCAGGATAACCGGGAAAAGACCCTTGATATTATTGAGCCCCCCGCAATTTTTGGCGAAATGGCTATCATTGATAATGCCCCAAGAAACGCCACAGCCATTGCAGAAACACCGGTTCGTCTTGTAGCGCTTCAGAAACAGAATTTCTATGAACTTATGGTCAGTAATCCAAAATGGGCTCTTTCTCTCATCAAGATTTTTAGTAAGCGTATTTTTGATGCAACCCGTAAGCTTGAGATTCTCTCTCTCAAGGATGATGAAGCCAAGGTGCTGGACACCCTTCTCATGCTTTGTGAGACAAAAGGGATTATTCCTGCTACGTATGATAAGACAGATCCCATTGCTCTGGAGGGGGTTACGGTAGAAGATGTAGCTCATTGGTGTGGTATTGATGTGAGAGAATGTGAAAAATATATTGTTCGGTATCACAATATGGGAAGAATTGAACGCCGTGGGGATCAGATTATCATCAAGAATCTTCCTGATATCTATCGGTTGGTAAAAAACAAGCGCAAACTTCAGGAAAAGGAAAGCTGA
- a CDS encoding cyclic nucleotide-binding domain-containing protein — translation MPVEKRFRAGSVIYFDHEVGDTLYILKAGEVELSFTEPETGEKIHKPVQIGEFFGLKSAIIGHTRGEVAEAITDSVTIEFRASEFETYVATNVELMKRLLRVFSGQLRNLGIKVNNYLGNNVLYAPNIGLFKIGEYYLNQKKYPQAIQVYQRYLKHYGNTNLAKEAEYRIQICQDAMKTGFLKSYQPLEKIMETTTVDSVNVSIQDTQTTLENTHSVLGTKEAMDLFYKGKSFCEGKDYANAEKTLRAFLEKNLTNVAPAMVLQGKLLLVTALFKQRKFNECAQSVNEFLKEIKDPPTVKQMLFVLADIYKELGQSSNEKTILQKIVMLAPIDDFSRAAKKRMEGL, via the coding sequence ATGCCAGTAGAAAAGCGGTTCCGTGCTGGCTCGGTGATTTACTTTGATCATGAGGTTGGGGATACCCTGTATATTCTGAAAGCAGGGGAAGTAGAGCTTTCTTTTACGGAACCGGAAACGGGGGAGAAAATTCACAAACCTGTCCAGATTGGAGAGTTTTTTGGTCTCAAGTCGGCTATTATCGGACATACGCGTGGTGAAGTAGCTGAGGCGATTACCGACAGCGTGACCATCGAGTTTCGGGCGAGTGAATTTGAAACCTATGTGGCTACCAATGTGGAACTCATGAAACGGCTGCTGCGAGTGTTTTCCGGACAACTCCGTAATCTCGGCATAAAGGTGAATAACTATCTGGGTAATAATGTGCTCTACGCACCAAACATTGGGCTTTTTAAGATAGGAGAGTACTATCTCAATCAAAAAAAGTATCCCCAGGCGATTCAGGTTTACCAGAGGTATTTGAAACATTATGGAAATACCAACCTGGCGAAAGAAGCAGAATACCGAATTCAGATCTGTCAGGACGCGATGAAAACAGGGTTTCTCAAGAGTTACCAACCTCTCGAAAAGATTATGGAGACGACAACGGTGGATAGTGTCAATGTGAGTATTCAGGATACACAAACCACTCTTGAAAATACCCATTCTGTTCTTGGAACGAAAGAGGCGATGGATCTTTTTTACAAGGGAAAGTCTTTTTGTGAAGGTAAGGATTATGCAAATGCAGAGAAAACACTTCGCGCTTTTCTGGAGAAAAACCTTACCAATGTGGCTCCAGCTATGGTTTTGCAGGGAAAGCTTTTGCTTGTGACAGCTCTTTTCAAACAAAGAAAGTTTAACGAGTGTGCTCAGAGTGTGAATGAATTTCTCAAGGAGATAAAGGATCCGCCTACGGTGAAACAGATGCTTTTTGTTCTGGCGGATATTTACAAAGAACTCGGGCAATCTTCTAATGAGAAGACAATTCTTCAAAAGATTGTCATGCTTGCACCGATAGACGATTTTTCTCGTGCGGCAAAGAAACGTATGGAGGGACTGTAG